CGGCAATACCCGAATATTCCGCCGCTATTTTCATTTCCTGACAATTTGCGAGCGACCGATGGATGCCGAAGTTATTTCGATCGGTGACGAACTGACCAGCGGCCAACGGCTCGATACGAACAGCCAATGGCTGAGCGAGCGGTTGGGAGAGATCGGCATTCGGGTCGTCTATCATACGACCGTGGCTGACGATTTGGCCGCCAACGTCAACGTGTTTCGCGCGGCCGCCGAGCGGGCGGACGTCGTCGTGGCCTCGGGAGGCTTAGGGCCAACAGCGGACGATCTGACGCGCGAGGTGCTGGCCCAACTCGCTGGCACGGAACTCGTACGGCACGAGCATATCGTCGAGCACATTCGTGGTTTATTCGCGCGGTTTGGGCGCGACATGCCCGAGCAGAACAAGGCGCAGGCGATGTTTCCCGTCGGCAGCCGGATCATACCGAATCCGACCGGCACGGCCCCTGGTATCGCGCTGGATGTTCCCCGCGCTGGCCGCGAACCTTGCCGACTGTTTGCGCTGCCCGGCGTTCCCTCGGAAATGTTTCGCATGTGGGAGGAGACGGTTCGGCCGGAGCTGGTGCGAATCAGCGGGGCGCCGCAGGTGATTCGTCACCGCCGCATCAAATGCTTTGGCCTCAGCGAAAGCGAGCTCGAAGGACGACTCCCTGACTTGATTCGGCGTGGCCGGGTGCCCAGCGTCGGTATTACGGTCAGCGCCGCCACGATTACGCTGCGGATCACGACCCTGGGCGCAAGCGACGAAGCTTGCCGAGCGGCGGCCGAGCCGACGGTGCGCATGATTTACGATTGCCTGGGGAACGTCGTCTTCGGCGAAGAGGAAGACGAGATGGAAAACGCCGTGGTTCGGTTGCTCGGCCAGCGCGGCCTTTCACTGGCCACCGCGGAATGGGGAACCGGGGGCTTGGTGGCAGACCGCTTGCACGAGGCAGCCAAAGGGGACGCCGGCAACTTCTTGGGTGGCCTGGTGGTGCCAAATCAGCCGGCACTAGTGAAACTGCTCAATGTCGCCCCGGAGCTGGTCGTCCAGCATACGCCCGTCAGTGGCGAAGTGGTCGAGGCAATGGCCCGTGGCTGCCGGGAAAAAGTCGGCGCGGATCTAGGGCTGGCCGTGAGTCAATTTCCGGACCTCGTGGCACGGGGGACGACGCCGCAGCGACTGTTTGTCTCGTTGGCGACGGCCACCGGGGTTACGACCCGCTCGGTGCCCCATTTCGGCACGCCCGACATTTTAAAATCACGGGCGGCCAAGCAGGCCCTGAATCTGGTCCGGCTGACGTTGCTGGACATGGCGTAAGCGTCGACCACGCTTGCGCTTCATCCGCTTCGCTCTGCGACGTTGTCCTCGCGCGC
This portion of the Pirellulales bacterium genome encodes:
- a CDS encoding CinA family nicotinamide mononucleotide deamidase-related protein, translated to MDAEVISIGDELTSGQRLDTNSQWLSERLGEIGIRVVYHTTVADDLAANVNVFRAAAERADVVVASGGLGPTADDLTREVLAQLAGTELVRHEHIVEHIRGLFARFGRDMPEQNKAQAMFPVGSRIIPNPTGTAPGIALDVPRAGREPCRLFALPGVPSEMFRMWEETVRPELVRISGAPQVIRHRRIKCFGLSESELEGRLPDLIRRGRVPSVGITVSAATITLRITTLGASDEACRAAAEPTVRMIYDCLGNVVFGEEEDEMENAVVRLLGQRGLSLATAEWGTGGLVADRLHEAAKGDAGNFLGGLVVPNQPALVKLLNVAPELVVQHTPVSGEVVEAMARGCREKVGADLGLAVSQFPDLVARGTTPQRLFVSLATATGVTTRSVPHFGTPDILKSRAAKQALNLVRLTLLDMA